Proteins from a single region of Thermoleophilaceae bacterium:
- a CDS encoding MMPL family transporter, whose product MTRFALRHRRLVVAFWVLLTVAGMAFAGKATGALSKEFSVPGREGATTNAQIARTYGNGGNSAPLVPVATLPAGTSVDSSAVRAGLRQVEARIKRAVPGARVASYASTGDRGFVSRDGRTTFAIAYPPISGGSFGQNPKAARAARAALRGVTIAGAPVHLTGLDALSVATGQRGGLGLLAEGLLGALGALLVLGFVFASLLAFVPLIMALASIMTSFLLVWALTGITQVSEIVSFLIALVGLGVAVDYTLLIVVRWREERAHGAEGDEAIVRAMQTAGRAVVFSGTTVAVGLLALVALPLPYLRSVGYGGMLIPLVSVLVSATLLPVILATVGPRLDWPHLRTDDRASRSWTRWGELVVRRRWLAAVAACAVLGALLVAASALHLGAAAGNPNTISQRGDARTGLTQLERSGIGSGALTPIEIVTRGSDPTRVASAAGRVDGVQGATAPAGGGWRRDGMALADVFTPSDSASTLDRVRDAAHAVGPDVRVGGINAQNRDFISAVYGNFPLMLGLIAVITFVLLARAFRSLLLPLKAVLLNVVSVAAAWGALTLVWQKGYGSDAIWGIGATGSIPSWLPLIVFAFLFGLSMDYEVFILARMREEYDRSGSTNVAVVQGIGRTGRLVTSAALILFLSFVSMATAPSTGVKILATGFGAGILLDATIVRAMLLPAIVSLLGRWNWWLPHLPARLLRVAPSPHPRPVQDRA is encoded by the coding sequence TTGACCCGCTTCGCCCTGCGGCACCGCCGACTGGTCGTGGCTTTCTGGGTGCTCCTGACCGTGGCCGGCATGGCCTTCGCGGGCAAGGCGACCGGGGCCCTCAGCAAGGAGTTCTCCGTACCCGGCCGCGAGGGCGCCACCACCAACGCGCAGATCGCGCGCACCTATGGCAACGGTGGCAACAGCGCGCCACTCGTCCCGGTGGCCACCCTGCCGGCAGGCACCAGCGTCGACTCCAGCGCGGTGCGCGCCGGCCTGCGCCAGGTGGAAGCGCGGATCAAGCGGGCGGTGCCGGGCGCCCGCGTGGCCTCGTACGCCTCCACCGGCGACCGTGGTTTCGTGTCCCGTGACGGCCGCACCACCTTCGCCATCGCCTATCCGCCGATCTCGGGCGGCAGTTTCGGTCAGAACCCCAAGGCCGCCAGAGCGGCGAGGGCTGCGTTGCGCGGCGTGACGATCGCGGGCGCGCCCGTGCATCTCACCGGCCTCGACGCGCTGTCGGTGGCCACCGGCCAGCGGGGCGGGCTGGGCCTGCTGGCCGAAGGCCTGCTGGGCGCGCTGGGAGCGCTGCTCGTGCTCGGCTTCGTGTTCGCATCGCTGCTCGCGTTCGTCCCGCTGATCATGGCGCTGGCTTCGATCATGACGAGCTTCCTGCTCGTCTGGGCGCTTACGGGTATCACCCAGGTGTCGGAGATCGTCTCCTTCCTCATCGCGCTCGTAGGCCTCGGAGTGGCGGTGGACTACACCCTGCTGATCGTGGTGCGCTGGCGCGAGGAGCGGGCCCACGGAGCCGAGGGCGACGAAGCGATCGTGCGCGCGATGCAGACGGCGGGACGCGCGGTGGTGTTCAGCGGCACGACCGTGGCCGTCGGTCTGCTCGCGCTGGTGGCGCTGCCGCTTCCCTATCTGCGCAGCGTCGGCTACGGCGGCATGCTCATTCCTCTGGTCAGCGTTCTCGTGTCGGCCACGCTTCTCCCCGTCATCCTCGCCACGGTCGGGCCCCGTCTCGACTGGCCGCACCTGCGCACCGACGACCGTGCCAGCCGGTCGTGGACCCGCTGGGGCGAGCTCGTGGTCCGGCGCCGCTGGCTCGCCGCGGTTGCGGCGTGCGCCGTCCTCGGAGCGCTGCTGGTGGCTGCCTCCGCACTGCACCTTGGCGCCGCGGCCGGCAACCCGAACACCATCAGCCAGCGCGGCGACGCCAGGACCGGCCTCACCCAGCTGGAGCGCTCGGGCATCGGCTCCGGCGCGTTGACTCCGATCGAGATCGTGACCCGCGGCAGCGATCCCACTCGCGTGGCCTCCGCCGCCGGGCGGGTGGACGGCGTACAGGGCGCCACCGCGCCGGCCGGCGGCGGCTGGCGGCGGGATGGCATGGCCCTGGCCGACGTGTTCACGCCGAGCGACAGCGCCTCCACCTTGGACCGCGTCCGGGATGCGGCTCACGCGGTCGGTCCCGACGTGCGCGTGGGCGGGATCAACGCCCAGAACCGGGACTTCATCTCGGCCGTCTACGGCAACTTCCCGCTGATGCTCGGGCTCATCGCGGTGATCACCTTCGTGCTGCTGGCGCGCGCCTTCCGCTCGCTGCTCTTGCCGCTGAAGGCGGTCCTGCTGAACGTGGTGAGCGTGGCCGCCGCCTGGGGCGCCCTCACGCTCGTCTGGCAGAAGGGCTACGGCTCCGACGCGATCTGGGGCATCGGCGCAACCGGCTCGATCCCGTCGTGGCTGCCGCTGATCGTGTTCGCCTTCCTGTTCGGCCTGTCAATGGACTACGAGGTCTTCATCCTCGCCCGCATGCGCGAGGAATACGACCGCAGCGGCTCAACCAACGTCGCCGTCGTCCAGGGCATCGGCAGGACCGGTCGGCTGGTGACCAGCGCGGCGCTGATCCTCTTCCTCAGCTTCGTGTCGATGGCCACCGCGCCGAGCACCGGCGTGAAGATCCTCGCCACCGGCTTTGGCGCCGGCATTCTGCTCGACGCGACGATCGTGCGAGCGATGCTGCTCCCCGCAATCGTGTCGCTGCTCGGCCGCTGGAACTGGTGGCTGCCCCACCTTCCGGCGCGGCTGCTCCGCGTCGCGCCGTCCCCGCACCCGCGTCCCGTGCAGGACCGAGCTTGA
- a CDS encoding histidine kinase, with product MALLAFALTLLLLGHLHGSSARDLDPLGGVLAAIATLPLLWHRRAPLTVFAVTTAANATLNGLDYALGPPFGPTIALFFVAADERTRVRLDRTAAVVVGFFALHVGATMIAHHGFPTSPLLFGIVVWGGAWLIGDQVLQRRTRVRQRERDLTRERRLAAAEERTRIARDLHDSAAHAINVILVQAGAARLLQQKDPTAATAALSTIEEVARETIGEIDNLVHGLREDAGGDRPSGVEPPTGLSALDTLVDRYRAAGLRIEVGIEGEPCALPRRLDQAAYRILQESLTNAARHGSGSASVTITYGAGELGLRVWNPVPAGSAPEAIGRGHGILGMRERTALLGGSLEATPTADGFLVRAWLPYPTAGGTP from the coding sequence TTGGCGCTCCTCGCTTTCGCTCTCACCCTGCTGCTGCTCGGGCACCTGCACGGGAGCTCGGCCCGCGATCTCGATCCACTCGGAGGCGTGCTCGCGGCAATCGCGACTCTGCCGTTGCTCTGGCATCGCCGCGCGCCACTGACCGTGTTCGCCGTGACGACGGCGGCAAACGCCACGCTGAACGGCCTCGACTACGCGCTCGGCCCTCCGTTCGGACCGACCATCGCGCTCTTCTTTGTGGCCGCGGACGAACGCACGCGAGTCCGGCTCGACCGCACCGCCGCGGTGGTGGTGGGCTTCTTCGCCCTGCACGTGGGCGCGACGATGATCGCCCATCACGGCTTTCCCACGAGTCCGCTGCTCTTCGGGATCGTGGTTTGGGGAGGCGCCTGGTTGATTGGCGACCAGGTGCTGCAGCGGCGAACACGGGTCCGGCAGCGCGAGCGCGACTTGACCCGCGAGCGCAGGCTGGCCGCGGCGGAGGAGCGCACCCGTATCGCGCGGGACCTGCACGACTCCGCGGCACACGCGATCAACGTGATCCTGGTGCAGGCCGGCGCTGCACGATTGCTGCAGCAGAAGGACCCCACCGCAGCCACCGCGGCGCTCAGCACGATCGAGGAGGTGGCGCGGGAGACGATCGGAGAGATCGACAACCTGGTGCACGGTCTGCGCGAGGACGCCGGGGGTGATCGCCCCAGCGGCGTGGAGCCACCAACCGGGCTCAGCGCTCTCGACACGCTCGTGGACCGGTACCGCGCAGCGGGTCTCCGGATCGAAGTTGGCATCGAAGGCGAGCCGTGCGCCCTGCCGCGACGACTGGACCAAGCCGCCTACCGCATCCTCCAGGAGTCGCTCACCAACGCCGCGCGCCACGGCAGTGGCTCGGCGTCGGTGACCATCACCTACGGGGCCGGCGAGCTCGGCCTGCGCGTGTGGAACCCGGTGCCGGCCGGCTCAGCCCCCGAGGCGATTGGCCGAGGTCACGGAATACTCGGCATGCGCGAGCGGACCGCTCTTCTCGGTGGAAGCCTGGAGGCGACACCGACCGCTGATGGCTTCCTCGTGCGCGCGTGGTTGCCCTACCCCACAGCGGGCGGGACGCCATGA
- a CDS encoding response regulator transcription factor has product MSDSTIRVLIVDDDDLMRAGLKAVLSSDPAIEVVGEAADGRTAIARGRQTNPDLALMDVRMPDLDGISATREMLAVSPRIRVVILTTFEQDDYIFGALSAGASGFLLKRTAPEDLLAAIHTVAAGDSLLSPSVTRTVIDRMARQPSPEITSSDLLDELTPREREVLEQLARGLTNSEIAAALVIEESTVKTHVKRILMKLHLRDRVQAVIFAYESGLTRPGPKTQG; this is encoded by the coding sequence ATGAGCGACTCCACGATTCGGGTTCTGATCGTCGATGACGACGACCTCATGCGCGCGGGCCTCAAGGCCGTGCTGTCCAGCGATCCGGCAATCGAGGTGGTGGGAGAGGCGGCCGATGGGAGAACCGCCATCGCGCGCGGACGGCAAACGAACCCGGACCTCGCACTCATGGATGTGCGCATGCCGGATCTCGACGGGATCTCGGCGACGCGCGAGATGCTCGCGGTGTCTCCCCGCATCAGAGTGGTGATCCTGACCACCTTCGAGCAGGACGACTACATCTTTGGCGCGCTGAGCGCCGGTGCCTCCGGCTTTCTGCTCAAGCGCACGGCACCCGAGGACCTGCTTGCAGCGATCCACACCGTGGCCGCGGGAGACTCGCTGCTGTCCCCATCTGTGACCCGGACCGTGATCGATCGCATGGCCCGCCAACCCTCGCCGGAGATCACCTCGAGTGACCTGCTGGACGAACTGACGCCGCGCGAACGCGAGGTGCTCGAACAGCTGGCACGCGGGTTGACCAACAGCGAGATCGCGGCAGCGCTGGTGATCGAGGAGTCCACCGTGAAGACGCACGTCAAACGGATCCTGATGAAGCTTCATCTGCGCGATCGCGTGCAGGCGGTGATCTTCGCCTACGAAAGCGGGCTCACCCGCCCCGGTCCGAAGACCCAGGGCTAG
- a CDS encoding M15 family metallopeptidase, whose product MRTTRRITTILAAGLLIAVVAIAAADAYQSLGSSPSTATSPIHIPAVRHHGALGEAAGAVPAGTTVFDEEVPGVANLDQALLAALQQAASDAARDGVQFFVNSGWRSPAYEEHLRREAVSKYGSEEEAARWVATPSTSPHVKGEAVDIGPSGAASWLSEHGARYGLCQIYGNEPWHYERRAEAIEHGCPPMYADPTQDPRMQQ is encoded by the coding sequence ATGAGAACCACACGCCGGATTACCACGATCCTTGCCGCCGGCCTGCTGATCGCCGTCGTTGCGATCGCAGCGGCCGACGCCTACCAGTCGCTCGGGTCCTCTCCCTCGACGGCCACGTCGCCCATCCACATTCCAGCCGTCAGGCACCATGGCGCGCTCGGCGAGGCCGCCGGTGCCGTGCCCGCCGGCACCACCGTCTTCGATGAGGAGGTTCCGGGTGTTGCCAACCTCGATCAAGCTCTCCTCGCCGCCCTGCAACAGGCTGCGAGCGACGCCGCACGTGACGGGGTGCAGTTCTTCGTGAACAGCGGCTGGCGTTCCCCGGCGTACGAGGAGCACCTGCGCCGTGAGGCCGTGTCGAAGTACGGCTCAGAGGAGGAAGCCGCCCGCTGGGTGGCCACGCCCAGCACCTCTCCTCACGTGAAGGGGGAGGCCGTGGACATCGGACCCTCGGGCGCCGCGTCCTGGCTCTCCGAACATGGCGCGAGGTACGGGCTGTGCCAGATCTACGGCAACGAGCCCTGGCACTACGAACGCCGCGCGGAAGCCATCGAGCACGGCTGCCCGCCGATGTACGCCGACCCGACGCAGGACCCGAGGATGCAGCAGTGA
- a CDS encoding response regulator transcription factor yields MRVLIVEDEPYMAEAIRDGLRLEAIAADIAGNGHTALELLSLNAYDVAVLDRDIPGPGGDEIARGIVASGSGMPILMLTAADRLDDKASGFELGADDYLTKPFDLRELILRLRALDRRRAHNRPPVRELAGLRVDPFRREVYRDGRHVALTRKQFAVLEVLVAAEGGVVSAEELLERAWDENADPFTNAVRITISGLRKRLGEPWVIATVPGAGYRIEEGGEHG; encoded by the coding sequence GTGCGCGTCTTGATCGTTGAGGACGAGCCCTACATGGCCGAGGCCATCCGCGATGGCCTGCGCCTGGAGGCGATCGCCGCGGACATCGCGGGCAACGGCCATACCGCCCTCGAGCTGCTGAGCCTCAACGCGTACGACGTCGCAGTGCTCGACCGGGACATCCCGGGCCCCGGCGGCGACGAGATCGCCAGAGGAATAGTCGCCTCCGGCAGCGGGATGCCGATCCTCATGCTCACCGCCGCCGACCGCCTCGACGACAAGGCCTCCGGCTTCGAGCTCGGCGCCGACGACTACCTCACGAAACCCTTCGACCTCCGCGAGCTCATACTCAGACTCAGAGCGCTCGATCGCAGGCGGGCTCACAACAGGCCGCCCGTGCGAGAGCTCGCCGGACTGCGCGTGGATCCGTTCCGGCGAGAGGTCTACCGCGACGGCCGCCACGTGGCGCTCACACGGAAGCAGTTCGCGGTGCTCGAGGTGCTCGTGGCGGCGGAAGGCGGCGTCGTGAGCGCCGAGGAGCTACTGGAACGCGCGTGGGATGAGAACGCGGACCCCTTCACAAACGCCGTCCGCATCACGATCTCGGGGCTGCGCAAGCGGCTCGGTGAACCCTGGGTGATCGCCACCGTGCCCGGCGCCGGCTACCGCATCGAGGAAGGAGGGGAACATGGATAG
- a CDS encoding HAMP domain-containing sensor histidine kinase, with translation MDRAPGLSVRLKLTLSYAGFLMLAGAVLLVAGYFSLSRGVHPGVIFLVHSHGDLLRAFAPTAAIVLGFLLVFGLLGGWLLAGRMLAPLGRITDATRTAAAGSLSHRIELPGHSDEFRELADAFDTMLARLESHVAEQQRFTANASHELRTPLAVTQTLLDVARNDPNRDNGELVNRLRAVNTRAIDLTEALLVLSRADQRSFAREQVDLSLIAEEAAETLLPLAETRGLTIETSGDMSPTLGSPELLLQMTTNLVHNAIVHNVPEQGNVWVTTSVQPDSVVLTVENTGEKLTHGLVATLAEPFQRGTTRVRTDHAGVGLGLAIVKSITQAHDGALTLDPRPAGGLRARVQLPAVPAGELRPLVS, from the coding sequence ATGGATAGAGCCCCCGGCTTGAGCGTTCGCCTCAAGCTCACCCTCAGCTACGCGGGTTTCCTCATGCTCGCCGGCGCCGTGCTGCTCGTGGCCGGGTACTTCTCGCTCTCGCGCGGTGTGCACCCCGGCGTGATCTTCCTGGTGCACAGCCATGGCGACCTCCTGCGCGCGTTCGCTCCCACCGCGGCCATCGTGCTCGGCTTCCTGCTGGTGTTCGGCCTCCTCGGAGGCTGGCTCCTCGCGGGCCGGATGCTCGCCCCCCTGGGCCGCATAACCGACGCCACACGCACGGCCGCGGCCGGCTCGCTTTCCCACAGAATCGAGCTGCCGGGCCACAGCGATGAGTTCCGCGAGCTCGCGGACGCCTTCGACACCATGCTCGCTCGGCTCGAATCACATGTTGCGGAACAGCAGAGATTCACGGCCAATGCCTCCCACGAGCTGCGCACACCGCTGGCCGTCACGCAGACATTGCTCGACGTGGCCCGCAACGACCCGAACCGCGACAACGGCGAGCTTGTGAACCGCCTCCGCGCGGTCAACACCCGCGCGATAGACCTCACCGAAGCGCTGCTCGTGCTCAGCCGCGCCGACCAGCGGTCCTTCGCCCGGGAGCAGGTGGACCTGTCCCTCATCGCGGAAGAGGCGGCGGAAACGCTCCTTCCGCTCGCGGAGACGCGCGGCCTCACGATCGAGACCTCAGGCGACATGAGCCCCACCCTCGGCTCGCCCGAGCTCCTCCTGCAGATGACCACGAACCTCGTGCACAACGCGATCGTCCACAACGTGCCTGAGCAGGGCAACGTGTGGGTGACCACAAGCGTGCAGCCCGACAGCGTGGTGCTCACGGTCGAGAACACCGGCGAGAAGCTCACGCACGGTTTGGTCGCCACGCTCGCCGAGCCGTTTCAGCGCGGCACCACACGCGTGCGCACCGACCATGCCGGTGTGGGCCTCGGCCTGGCGATCGTGAAGAGCATCACCCAGGCGCACGACGGGGCGCTCACGCTCGACCCGCGCCCGGCCGGCGGGCTCCGGGCGCGGGTGCAGCTACCTGCCGTCCCGGCGGGTGAGCTCAGGCCGCTCGTGTCCTGA
- a CDS encoding FAD-binding oxidoreductase, producing the protein MNTIAEIRISDLHADLHGELILPGDPGYDAARRVFFAGFDRWPAAIVRAADASDVSRAVTLARETGAELAVRSGGHSRAGHGTSDGGIVLDLSAMNAVAVDPQRRTAWAQTGMKAGHYTKATGEHGLATGLGDTASVGVGGITLGGGIGYLVRRHGLTIDDLLAAEVVTADGAILEVDEHTHPDLFWALRGGGGNFGVATRLQLRLHEIDQVVGGMLLLPATSELITELVAAADAAPEELSIIANVMNAPPMPFIPEEQHGKPVVMALMVYAGDAESGEKAIAPIRALATPLVDLVRPMPYPQMYEGPEGPAPARLTGTNVLVHALAPGGAEAILEHLERAPVPMAAAQLRVLGGAMARVPEDATAFGHRGAKMMINIAVMSQSPDEDPEHEAWASSLAAALGGGPSAAYVGFLGDDGEQGVRRAYPAATLERLAEVKRRYDPGNLFRLNHNVSPGIRTRAA; encoded by the coding sequence GTGAACACCATCGCCGAAATACGAATCTCTGATCTTCACGCCGACCTGCATGGCGAGCTGATTCTTCCGGGCGATCCCGGATACGACGCGGCACGCCGGGTGTTCTTCGCCGGATTCGACCGCTGGCCCGCGGCAATCGTGCGAGCTGCCGACGCATCCGACGTCTCCCGCGCCGTCACCCTCGCACGTGAGACCGGAGCCGAGCTAGCGGTGCGAAGCGGCGGTCACAGCCGCGCCGGTCACGGCACCTCGGACGGCGGCATCGTCCTGGATCTCTCCGCAATGAACGCGGTGGCGGTGGACCCGCAGCGCCGCACCGCCTGGGCGCAGACCGGCATGAAGGCCGGCCACTACACGAAGGCCACCGGCGAGCACGGTCTCGCCACCGGGCTCGGCGACACGGCCAGCGTGGGTGTCGGCGGCATCACGCTGGGTGGCGGGATCGGCTACCTGGTCCGCAGGCACGGGCTCACGATCGACGACCTCCTCGCCGCCGAGGTGGTCACCGCCGACGGCGCGATTCTCGAGGTGGACGAGCACACGCACCCCGACCTCTTCTGGGCGCTTCGAGGTGGCGGCGGCAACTTCGGAGTGGCAACGCGGCTGCAGCTGCGCCTGCACGAGATCGACCAGGTGGTGGGAGGGATGCTCCTGCTCCCGGCCACCTCCGAGTTGATCACCGAGCTGGTGGCCGCCGCGGATGCGGCGCCCGAGGAGCTGTCGATCATCGCCAACGTGATGAACGCACCCCCGATGCCGTTCATCCCTGAAGAGCAGCACGGCAAGCCCGTGGTGATGGCGTTGATGGTCTACGCCGGAGATGCCGAGTCGGGCGAGAAGGCGATCGCACCGATCCGCGCCCTCGCAACCCCCCTCGTCGATCTGGTTCGGCCGATGCCGTATCCGCAGATGTATGAGGGACCGGAGGGACCGGCGCCGGCGAGGCTGACGGGCACGAACGTGCTCGTCCACGCTCTCGCGCCGGGCGGGGCAGAAGCGATCCTCGAGCACCTCGAGCGCGCCCCCGTGCCGATGGCGGCCGCCCAGCTGCGCGTCCTCGGTGGCGCGATGGCACGCGTGCCTGAGGACGCCACCGCGTTCGGGCATCGCGGGGCGAAGATGATGATCAACATCGCCGTCATGTCCCAGAGCCCAGATGAGGATCCCGAACACGAGGCCTGGGCGAGTAGCCTGGCGGCCGCACTGGGGGGTGGCCCCTCCGCGGCGTATGTCGGCTTCCTCGGCGACGACGGCGAGCAGGGCGTCCGCCGCGCCTACCCGGCGGCGACCCTCGAGCGCCTGGCGGAGGTGAAGCGCAGGTACGACCCCGGCAACCTCTTCCGCCTGAACCACAACGTGTCGCCAGGCATCAGGACACGAGCGGCCTGA
- a CDS encoding ABC transporter permease, whose amino-acid sequence MSPSPPRLLSASWTFAVRAALRLRRVPEQAADAVLIPVIFTVLFTYIFGGAVAGSTRGYLQFLLPGTLVFSSLLITVYAGVGLCSDKTEGLLDRFRSMAIPRPALAVGLLIGEAGRCLLASTIVIGLGLALGFRPHGGAVGVVEAVALVVVFSVSLGWAWAALGLVLRTPASVSTISLILQFPLVFASNVFVDPSTMPSGLRQFVDANPVSLLATTVRHLMAGSASGGHVLLVLLSSGAITAIFAPLTVHLYSRG is encoded by the coding sequence ATGAGCCCGTCGCCGCCGCGCCTCCTGTCGGCATCCTGGACCTTCGCGGTGCGCGCAGCGCTGAGGCTCAGGCGCGTGCCGGAGCAAGCCGCGGACGCGGTGCTGATCCCGGTGATCTTCACCGTCCTCTTCACGTACATCTTCGGCGGGGCCGTGGCCGGATCCACGCGCGGCTACCTGCAGTTCCTGCTTCCCGGCACGCTCGTCTTCAGCTCGCTGCTGATCACCGTCTACGCCGGCGTCGGACTCTGCAGCGACAAGACCGAGGGCCTGCTCGATCGCTTCCGCTCGATGGCCATCCCCAGGCCCGCGCTCGCCGTCGGCCTCCTGATCGGCGAGGCCGGCCGCTGCCTTCTGGCCTCCACGATCGTCATCGGGCTCGGGCTGGCCCTCGGGTTTCGCCCGCACGGCGGCGCCGTCGGCGTCGTCGAGGCAGTTGCGCTGGTGGTGGTCTTCTCCGTCAGCCTCGGCTGGGCATGGGCCGCTCTCGGCCTGGTCCTGCGAACGCCTGCATCCGTCTCGACGATCAGCCTCATCCTGCAGTTCCCCCTCGTGTTCGCCAGCAACGTGTTCGTCGACCCGAGCACGATGCCGAGCGGCCTTCGGCAGTTCGTGGACGCGAACCCGGTGAGCCTGCTCGCCACCACCGTCCGTCACCTCATGGCCGGCTCGGCGAGCGGCGGACACGTGCTGCTGGTGCTGCTCTCGTCCGGAGCCATCACAGCCATCTTCGCCCCTCTGACCGTCCACCTGTACAGCCGCGGATAG
- a CDS encoding ATP-binding cassette domain-containing protein yields MPAVEIAGLEKRFGDTRALGGLSLSVAPAQIYGVLGPNGAGKTTMIRILATLLRPDGGSAKVLGHDVVREAEAVRSRISLTGQFAALDGALTGRENLSVLGRLEGLGRAGARRRAAALIEEFGLSGAADRPVKTYSGGMRRRLDLAAGFITRPDLLFLDEPTTGLDPHSRGEVWKVVRQAAADGSTVLLTTQYLDEADQLADRIAVIDRGKLIAEGTPGELKSSIGSGKLELRLRDPAERSAAARLLAEAAGARVNLGADPATLSVSVDRADGAAALIVELQRAGAEVTAFSLGQPSLDEVFLALTGRPPVADAQLEEAA; encoded by the coding sequence GTGCCAGCTGTGGAGATCGCCGGCCTCGAGAAGCGCTTCGGCGACACTCGCGCGCTGGGCGGGCTCAGCCTCTCGGTGGCGCCGGCGCAGATCTACGGCGTGCTCGGCCCGAATGGCGCGGGCAAGACCACCATGATCCGCATCCTGGCCACACTGCTGCGACCCGACGGGGGCAGCGCGAAGGTGCTCGGGCATGACGTGGTGCGAGAGGCGGAGGCGGTGAGGAGCCGCATCAGCCTCACCGGTCAATTCGCCGCCCTCGATGGCGCTCTCACCGGCAGAGAGAACCTCAGCGTGCTCGGCCGCCTGGAAGGACTGGGTCGAGCGGGTGCGCGACGGCGAGCCGCGGCGCTGATCGAGGAATTCGGACTGTCCGGGGCGGCGGACCGGCCCGTGAAGACCTACTCGGGCGGCATGCGCCGCCGGCTCGACCTCGCGGCCGGTTTCATCACAAGGCCGGACCTGCTGTTCCTCGACGAGCCCACCACGGGCCTCGACCCGCACAGCCGCGGCGAGGTGTGGAAGGTCGTGCGGCAAGCCGCGGCGGACGGCAGCACGGTGCTGCTCACCACCCAGTATCTGGACGAGGCCGATCAGCTGGCCGACCGGATCGCGGTGATCGACCGCGGCAAGCTCATCGCCGAAGGCACGCCCGGTGAGCTCAAGTCCTCGATCGGCTCGGGCAAGCTCGAGCTGCGGCTGCGGGATCCCGCGGAGCGCTCCGCGGCCGCCCGTCTGCTCGCGGAGGCCGCCGGCGCGCGGGTGAATCTCGGGGCCGATCCGGCCACCCTCTCCGTCAGCGTCGACCGCGCGGATGGGGCCGCCGCCCTGATCGTCGAGCTGCAGCGAGCCGGCGCCGAGGTCACCGCCTTCTCGCTGGGGCAGCCAAGCCTCGACGAGGTGTTCCTGGCGTTGACCGGCCGGCCACCCGTAGCCGATGCGCAGTTGGAGGAGGCCGCATGA
- a CDS encoding AraC family transcriptional regulator: protein MAVIGRSLGDPGRPAVYAYEPTPDLPSINVTRLDASSMAGLEPGHSHAHDFLVLAYFERGGGSLRVGVREWLVDEGDVYVVAPGEVVGVGADVAGLAEARGWAVSFPPQGLGPSAPSALLEWRSHPLLLPFARGAAAGAHRLRVPEADRPSWSMHLSALDRELRERHDGCGEAAVAHLTLLLVWAGRLAADVVDDLKVRDEPLLAEVFSLIEKRYADGISLKDVAAAVALTPGHLTTVVRHKTGRTVQDWILERRLAEARRLLVETDVTVGEVGRRAGFADPVYFSRCFRRAHGTTPLRWRRAGRGQPGPARSVERT, encoded by the coding sequence ATGGCCGTTATAGGACGATCTTTGGGCGATCCCGGCAGGCCGGCCGTTTATGCATATGAGCCCACGCCGGACCTGCCCTCCATCAACGTCACGCGACTCGACGCGAGCTCGATGGCGGGCCTCGAGCCCGGGCATTCGCACGCACATGACTTCCTCGTGCTCGCGTACTTCGAGCGCGGTGGCGGCTCGCTTCGCGTGGGTGTGCGCGAGTGGCTGGTGGATGAGGGCGACGTGTACGTGGTGGCCCCGGGAGAGGTGGTGGGAGTGGGCGCCGACGTGGCCGGCCTGGCTGAGGCACGGGGCTGGGCCGTGTCCTTCCCGCCCCAGGGCCTCGGCCCTTCGGCCCCGAGCGCCCTGCTGGAGTGGCGCTCGCATCCATTGCTGCTGCCGTTCGCTCGAGGCGCCGCCGCCGGAGCGCACCGCCTGCGGGTTCCCGAGGCGGACAGACCCTCATGGTCCATGCACCTGTCCGCGCTCGATCGGGAACTGCGCGAGCGCCACGACGGGTGTGGCGAGGCGGCGGTCGCTCATCTCACGCTCCTGCTCGTGTGGGCAGGCCGGCTGGCCGCCGACGTCGTGGACGACCTCAAGGTGAGGGACGAGCCGTTGCTTGCCGAGGTCTTCAGCTTGATCGAGAAGCGCTACGCCGACGGCATCTCGCTCAAGGACGTGGCGGCGGCGGTGGCGCTCACCCCGGGTCACCTGACGACCGTCGTGAGGCACAAGACCGGACGCACGGTCCAGGACTGGATCCTCGAGCGCCGCCTTGCCGAAGCGCGGCGCCTGCTGGTGGAGACCGACGTGACGGTGGGAGAGGTCGGGCGCCGCGCCGGCTTTGCCGACCCGGTCTACTTCTCGCGCTGCTTCAGGCGCGCCCACGGCACAACGCCGCTGCGCTGGCGGCGGGCCGGTCGCGGCCAGCCGGGGCCCGCTCGCTCAGTCGAGCGGACCTAG